The Streptococcus sanguinis genome contains the following window.
AGTAAACGCCCGTCCGATACTGACGTCCTACATCATTTCCCTGCTTATTGACCGACAGAGGATCAATGACTCGGAAATAATAGAGCAGGATTTCCCGCAGGCTAATCTGCTTTTCATCGTAGACCAGATGAACCGTCTCTGCATGGTCCGTCTGGTGAATCAGCTGGTAGTTAGTTGATTCTACCTGTCCATTGGCATATCCCACTGTCGTTTCCTCCACACCCTCAATGCGGGAAAAGTACTCTTCCAATCCCCAGAAGCATCCGCCTGCTAGATAAATTTCTGCCATAAAAACACCTCATTTCTTTGCGTCTATTTTCTCATAAAAGGAAAGGAAATTATAGCGATTTGATTAGAACTTTCTTCAGAATGATATGAAAAACTGGGTTGCAATCAACATCAACCCAGACTTATCCATCAATTTCAGCGTCAACATATTGTTGTTTAGAAATATGTTGTCTTTGTCTATCAGTAAAATACACCATAATTATTCACCCTTTAGTAAATCACTTAGTTTTTTTGATACAATGCTACCACCAATTTCTAATTTTTTTGATGCATAATCTTCATTGATAGTATCTTTAATATACAAATCTTTGTTATTGTTAATATATGTAGTAATCACAATACCACCCATTGGATGAAGTTCTGCGGAATTATAATCAATTTTATATGACTTTATAATACCCGTTTCAGTTAAATACTGACTATCTAAATTCTTTATCCCTTCTTCAATTAATTGTTTTACTTCTTCACTTCTTACAACTTTAAGCATCTCTTCCCTTTGCTT
Protein-coding sequences here:
- a CDS encoding DUF1310 family protein; translated protein: MKKLLSILGVFGIIIFMGGCSMNKQMQEDKQREEMLKVVRSEEVKQLIEEGIKNLDSQYLTETGIIKSYKIDYNSAELHPMGGIVITTYINNNKDLYIKDTINEDYASKKLEIGGSIVSKKLSDLLKGE